The following are encoded in a window of uncultured Ilyobacter sp. genomic DNA:
- the radC gene encoding DNA repair protein RadC, which produces MKETAGHRKRLREKYTKGGYNSFLDYEKLELLLTYSITRKDVKAVAKELLERFKNLEEIMTAPSEELLKVDGLGEASVVFLKLISEISKDIFKSTYSKRDVTTISGTRELLAFLRSEIGFSPIEEFKVIFLDTANNLLCEETLFKGTIDRSGVYPRNIVEKVIKHGAKSVIFAHNHPSGNLRPSEADIDFTNKITQVLNAIEIRVLDHMIITRDSYFSFLEKGLI; this is translated from the coding sequence ATGAAAGAGACAGCAGGTCATAGAAAAAGACTCAGAGAAAAATATACAAAAGGTGGATATAATTCATTTTTGGATTATGAAAAACTGGAGCTTCTTCTGACATATAGTATAACTAGAAAAGATGTAAAAGCTGTGGCAAAGGAACTTCTAGAAAGATTTAAAAACTTAGAGGAGATTATGACAGCTCCTTCTGAGGAGCTTTTGAAAGTAGATGGACTAGGAGAGGCTAGTGTAGTTTTTTTGAAACTGATCTCAGAGATATCTAAAGATATATTTAAAAGTACTTATTCAAAACGAGATGTAACTACCATATCTGGAACCAGAGAACTTTTGGCTTTTTTGAGGAGTGAGATAGGATTTTCACCTATAGAGGAGTTTAAAGTCATATTTCTTGATACGGCCAATAACCTTCTTTGCGAGGAAACTCTATTTAAGGGTACTATCGACAGAAGCGGAGTATACCCTAGAAATATAGTTGAGAAAGTTATAAAGCACGGAGCAAAATCAGTAATATTTGCACATAACCATCCATCAGGGAATTTGAGACCTTCTGAGGCGGATATAGATTTTACAAATAAGATTACACAAGTTCTAAATGCCATCGAGATAAGGGTATTAGATCACATGATAATAACTAGAGACTCTTATTTTAGTTTTTTGGAAAAGGGACTCATTTAA
- the cobU gene encoding bifunctional adenosylcobinamide kinase/adenosylcobinamide-phosphate guanylyltransferase has product MGKIIYVTGGARSGKSSFAENHVAESKLKRVYLATSIPFDDEMKLRVEKHKEQRGEKWLTIEAYKNLYEILQDKVNDEKIILLDCLTVMVTNLMIMEKEWDWDTIKKEELHSIEKRIQDEIKGIFDFVEERDLELVIVSNELGMGLVPPYALGRHFRDIAGRTNQIVAERADEAYLVVSGLPMRLK; this is encoded by the coding sequence ATGGGGAAAATCATCTATGTTACTGGTGGTGCCAGAAGTGGGAAAAGCAGCTTTGCAGAAAACCATGTGGCTGAGAGTAAGTTGAAAAGAGTGTATTTAGCTACCTCTATTCCGTTTGATGATGAGATGAAACTCAGAGTGGAAAAACATAAGGAGCAGAGAGGGGAAAAGTGGCTGACTATTGAGGCATATAAAAATCTCTATGAAATCCTCCAAGATAAAGTAAATGATGAAAAAATTATTCTTTTGGACTGTTTAACAGTGATGGTGACCAACCTAATGATAATGGAAAAAGAGTGGGACTGGGACACCATAAAAAAAGAGGAATTGCATTCAATAGAAAAAAGAATACAAGATGAAATAAAGGGGATTTTTGATTTCGTAGAGGAAAGAGACTTGGAACTTGTGATTGTGTCAAATGAGCTTGGAATGGGACTTGTCCCGCCATATGCCCTGGGAAGACACTTTAGAGATATAGCCGGGAGAACGAACCAGATAGTAGCCGAGAGAGCAGATGAAGCATACCTAGTTGTCTCAGGACTACCGATGAGATTAAAATAA
- a CDS encoding lipocalin family protein: MRIFFKVFIIFLTFFLYSLSYSWKGQEEKYGISEFQAEKYLGKWYEIVRKDHKFEKGLNNVTAHYEDLGDRKIKVVNTGYDTNSGKIKTSVGKAKIKYKDVENILRVSFFWPFYADYIIMDYDREGYEYALVRGKSDKYLWILSRTPILDREIMEKLLEKAEKDGIELDNLIYVEHDKSK; the protein is encoded by the coding sequence ATGAGAATTTTTTTTAAGGTTTTTATAATTTTTTTAACTTTTTTTCTCTATTCTCTGTCTTATTCTTGGAAGGGGCAGGAAGAAAAATATGGTATTTCTGAGTTCCAAGCAGAAAAATATCTGGGGAAATGGTATGAGATAGTGAGAAAAGATCATAAATTTGAGAAGGGACTCAATAATGTGACGGCTCACTATGAAGATCTTGGAGATCGTAAAATAAAAGTGGTGAACACGGGCTATGATACAAACAGTGGAAAAATAAAAACTTCTGTGGGAAAGGCAAAGATAAAATATAAGGATGTTGAAAATATATTGAGGGTCAGCTTCTTCTGGCCTTTTTATGCCGACTATATAATAATGGATTATGACAGAGAGGGCTACGAATATGCCTTGGTGCGTGGGAAAAGCGACAAATATTTGTGGATACTCTCTAGAACTCCAATATTAGACAGAGAAATAATGGAAAAATTACTTGAAAAGGCAGAAAAAGACGGAATAGAGCTAGATAATCTTATTTATGTGGAACATGATAAATCAAAATAG
- a CDS encoding methyltransferase: protein MIRPDEDITLLDEMGRDIIQKKNGFRFSVDAVILADFFKGKKPGKLLEIGTGTGIISILLSDREEIGKITALEVQPEMAELAERNMIRNGLKGRIEVVLGDVKEMKSGNMYDYVISNPPYMPLDGKKINMHDNKALSRHEINLTLEELVKNAKRLLKPRGQFFVVHRTHRFSDIACIFEREGFSLKRVKFVYSDNKSSSNLVLIEASKGRKEILEVEQPLYLNS, encoded by the coding sequence ATGATCCGTCCTGATGAAGATATAACCCTTTTAGATGAAATGGGAAGGGATATCATCCAAAAGAAAAACGGATTTAGATTTTCTGTAGATGCTGTGATACTGGCTGATTTTTTTAAAGGGAAGAAACCTGGGAAATTATTGGAAATCGGAACAGGGACTGGGATAATCTCAATACTGCTTTCAGACAGGGAAGAGATAGGAAAAATAACGGCACTGGAAGTACAGCCTGAAATGGCAGAGCTGGCTGAAAGAAATATGATAAGAAATGGCCTTAAAGGACGTATAGAGGTGGTTTTAGGAGACGTGAAAGAGATGAAATCTGGGAATATGTATGACTATGTCATAAGTAATCCTCCCTATATGCCACTTGACGGTAAAAAAATAAATATGCATGACAACAAGGCTTTGTCCCGTCACGAAATAAATCTTACTCTGGAAGAACTGGTAAAAAATGCCAAAAGGCTTTTAAAACCCAGGGGGCAGTTCTTTGTGGTTCACAGAACTCACAGGTTTTCAGATATAGCCTGCATCTTTGAAAGAGAGGGTTTTTCTCTTAAAAGGGTAAAGTTTGTATATTCTGACAATAAAAGCAGCTCCAATCTGGTGCTTATAGAGGCATCTAAGGGAAGAAAAGAGATATTAGAAGTGGAGCAACCCTTATATTTAAACAGTTAG
- a CDS encoding ABC transporter ATP-binding protein translates to MSKTVLNLEKLNKNYKDKKKDLHIINDLDLKVDEGEFISILGKSGSGKSTLLNLIGLLDKPDSGRIYFDGIEVDNLNGSNIDKIKNEMLGFVFQFHYLLPEFTALENVMLPALLKNFKDKAVIRERAVKLLEEVELGERMGHKPTELSGGEKQRVAIARALINSPKILLADEPTGNLDEETSEKIHALLRRINCDMKQSIIVVTHSRELAKICHKRYFLKKGSLHLEEEM, encoded by the coding sequence ATGAGTAAAACAGTACTGAATCTAGAAAAATTAAATAAAAACTACAAGGATAAAAAAAAGGACCTGCATATCATAAATGATCTTGACCTGAAAGTTGATGAGGGGGAGTTTATATCCATACTTGGGAAGTCTGGATCGGGAAAATCTACTCTGCTGAATCTCATAGGACTTTTGGACAAACCTGACAGTGGGAGGATATATTTTGACGGTATAGAGGTTGATAATCTAAATGGAAGTAATATTGATAAGATAAAAAATGAGATGCTTGGATTTGTATTTCAGTTTCACTATCTTCTTCCTGAGTTTACAGCCCTGGAAAACGTCATGCTCCCAGCTTTGTTGAAAAATTTTAAGGACAAGGCGGTGATAAGAGAAAGGGCTGTCAAACTACTAGAAGAGGTAGAACTCGGAGAAAGAATGGGACATAAGCCCACGGAACTATCAGGAGGAGAGAAGCAGAGAGTTGCCATAGCTAGGGCACTTATAAATTCTCCTAAAATACTTTTGGCAGATGAGCCTACAGGGAATCTTGATGAAGAAACAAGTGAAAAAATACATGCTCTTTTGAGAAGGATAAATTGTGATATGAAGCAATCTATAATTGTGGTTACCCACTCAAGAGAACTTGCTAAAATATGTCACAAGAGATATTTCTTAAAAAAAGGATCTCTGCATTTGGAAGAAGAAATGTAG
- the cobS gene encoding adenosylcobinamide-GDP ribazoletransferase yields the protein MKGLLLLFQFMTRLPIPVKVEYDADEVGKSMKFFPIVGILIGGILWGTYLVLSKYINSPYALASLIVLLEIILTGGLHLDGLADTFDGIFSYRSKHRMLEIMKDSRLGSNGALALIVYFLLKISLIAEVGFAIILIMPVIARLNSVLNAAIGPYARATGMGKSIVEHTTAIGVVISTVLTSVYVYFIGWHFGEAYLGFRLLAIIPLVMLPGAYFAKLMDRKIGGVTGDTLGAVLEMTEILVIFFAAIIL from the coding sequence ATGAAGGGACTTTTACTTTTATTTCAATTTATGACCAGGTTACCCATACCTGTTAAGGTAGAATATGATGCAGATGAAGTAGGGAAAAGCATGAAATTTTTCCCCATTGTGGGAATACTGATAGGAGGGATACTTTGGGGAACTTACCTTGTACTGAGCAAGTATATAAATAGTCCTTATGCCCTGGCGTCTCTTATTGTATTATTAGAGATTATATTAACAGGAGGCCTTCATTTGGATGGTCTTGCTGATACATTTGATGGGATATTCAGCTACAGAAGTAAACACAGGATGCTTGAAATAATGAAGGACTCGAGGCTTGGATCAAACGGAGCACTTGCACTTATTGTTTATTTCTTACTCAAAATTTCTCTGATTGCAGAGGTGGGTTTTGCCATTATACTGATAATGCCTGTAATAGCTAGACTGAATAGTGTACTGAATGCAGCAATAGGACCCTATGCTAGAGCAACAGGTATGGGCAAATCCATAGTAGAGCATACAACTGCTATAGGGGTAGTGATATCAACTGTCTTGACTTCAGTTTATGTATATTTTATAGGTTGGCATTTCGGAGAGGCCTATCTTGGATTTAGACTACTTGCTATAATACCATTGGTAATGTTGCCGGGGGCTTATTTTGCAAAACTTATGGATAGAAAAATAGGCGGAGTTACTGGAGATACTTTAGGTGCCGTTTTAGAGATGACAGAGATTTTGGTCATTTTCTTTGCAGCAATTATACTATAA
- a CDS encoding GNAT family N-acetyltransferase, whose translation MEWKIKKFDELSNRELYDIMQQRVDVFVVEQNCVYAEIDGKDIDAYHLFATDDDKVIAYTRILLPGVSFDEVSIGRVLVNMGYRGEGLGQELMKKTMEFVTKDLKEKSIRISAQEYLLEFYLSLGFEEASDIYIEDGIPHIDMLFTKSEQ comes from the coding sequence ATGGAATGGAAGATAAAGAAATTTGATGAACTTAGCAACAGAGAACTTTATGATATAATGCAGCAGAGGGTGGATGTATTTGTGGTAGAACAGAACTGTGTCTATGCAGAGATAGATGGGAAGGATATAGATGCATATCACCTCTTTGCAACAGATGATGATAAGGTGATTGCCTATACTAGGATACTTCTTCCTGGAGTTTCTTTTGACGAGGTTTCTATAGGAAGGGTGCTGGTGAACATGGGGTATAGAGGCGAGGGGCTAGGTCAGGAGCTTATGAAAAAGACAATGGAATTTGTGACCAAAGATCTAAAAGAAAAATCCATAAGGATATCTGCTCAGGAGTATCTCTTAGAGTTTTATCTGAGCCTTGGATTTGAGGAGGCATCAGATATCTATATAGAGGACGGGATACCTCACATAGATATGCTTTTTACAAAAAGTGAACAGTAA
- the cobC gene encoding alpha-ribazole phosphatase, with product MGKVILVRHGESEMNRDGLFFGWLDPKLTAKGIEQAHKAKSIIESFEYDEIYSSDLSRARETADIVNYQGLPVNISQELRELNFGIFEGLTYGEIKEKYPNEVNLWKDKWQEYNYENGENVTQLQKRVVEFLKNLDKEKKDIVVVTHWGVINCILSYYITGGLDGYWKFALNTGGVSILEFRDGFPVLQGLNIGGK from the coding sequence ATGGGAAAAGTCATACTAGTAAGACACGGTGAAAGTGAAATGAACAGAGACGGTCTGTTTTTCGGATGGCTAGATCCTAAACTTACAGCAAAAGGTATAGAACAGGCACATAAGGCCAAGAGCATAATAGAAAGTTTTGAATATGATGAAATATATTCTAGCGATCTTTCAAGAGCAAGGGAAACGGCAGATATAGTAAATTACCAGGGGCTTCCTGTCAATATATCGCAAGAGTTGAGGGAGTTAAACTTTGGAATTTTTGAAGGACTCACATATGGGGAGATAAAGGAGAAATACCCCAATGAAGTCAACCTGTGGAAAGATAAATGGCAGGAATATAACTATGAAAACGGAGAGAACGTAACCCAACTCCAAAAAAGAGTTGTGGAATTCCTTAAAAATCTTGATAAGGAAAAGAAAGATATAGTTGTTGTGACGCACTGGGGAGTAATAAACTGCATACTGAGTTATTATATAACCGGGGGTCTTGACGGGTATTGGAAATTTGCATTGAATACCGGTGGAGTCAGCATACTAGAGTTCAGAGATGGCTTTCCAGTGCTGCAGGGCCTTAATATAGGGGGAAAATAA
- a CDS encoding ankyrin repeat domain-containing protein, with translation MELLNYLKEENVELFKENLHVDLIDEKDESGYTLLHHAVTMGNYEITDFLVYNGVDVNIRDKKGNTSLHLAAQLNEKEIFKLLLEYGGDLTIKNNNQRTPEQIARMNKAINVLRAIENYSEDYGYCEKMHAPKKWDE, from the coding sequence ATGGAACTTTTAAACTATTTAAAAGAGGAAAATGTGGAACTGTTTAAAGAAAATCTTCATGTGGATCTTATTGATGAAAAAGATGAGAGTGGTTACACCCTTCTTCATCATGCTGTGACAATGGGAAATTATGAGATCACTGATTTTCTTGTTTACAATGGCGTAGATGTAAATATCAGGGATAAAAAGGGAAATACTTCTCTTCATTTAGCTGCACAGTTAAATGAAAAAGAGATTTTTAAACTTTTACTTGAATACGGAGGAGACCTAACAATAAAAAATAATAATCAGAGAACTCCGGAGCAGATTGCAAGGATGAACAAGGCTATAAATGTCCTAAGGGCAATCGAAAATTACAGTGAAGACTATGGATATTGTGAAAAAATGCATGCCCCTAAAAAATGGGATGAGTAA
- the cobT gene encoding nicotinate-nucleotide--dimethylbenzimidazole phosphoribosyltransferase, translating into MKLFEETLSNIEGLDKDAVKRAQDRLDSRMKPKGSLGKLEDIAVQFAGITGKVFNSADRRCHIVASADNGVIDEGVSSCPLEYTEIVSEAMLNEIAAIGILCKSVGVDFKLIDVGIKGGIKREYPNLHNHKVKNGTANLRNEPAMSREECIEAIEIGIRTINNLKDNYDIFSNGEMGIANTTTSSAVLYALTGEDIDLIVGRGGGLSDEGLLKKKRIIKEACDLHRVMEIDPVDAVARVGGLDIACIIGMYLGAAAAKKPMLVDGFISGVAALAASKISPLSKDYMIATHKSEEPGMKVVLDNLKLEAMLHMNMRLGEGTGAVLAYPIITGALEIIKKMKKVDEVYELFA; encoded by the coding sequence ATGAAACTTTTTGAAGAAACCTTGTCAAATATAGAGGGGTTAGATAAAGACGCTGTGAAAAGGGCCCAGGACAGATTGGACTCAAGGATGAAACCTAAGGGAAGTCTAGGGAAGCTTGAAGATATAGCTGTTCAATTTGCCGGTATTACAGGGAAAGTTTTCAACAGTGCAGACAGAAGGTGTCATATAGTAGCATCGGCAGATAACGGTGTCATAGATGAGGGAGTTTCGTCATGTCCCTTGGAGTATACAGAGATAGTATCAGAGGCTATGTTAAACGAGATAGCTGCCATAGGGATACTGTGTAAATCTGTAGGGGTTGACTTTAAACTTATAGACGTTGGGATAAAGGGCGGAATCAAAAGGGAGTATCCGAATCTTCACAACCATAAAGTGAAAAACGGTACGGCCAATCTGAGAAATGAACCTGCCATGAGCAGAGAAGAGTGTATAGAGGCCATAGAAATAGGAATAAGGACAATAAACAATCTAAAGGATAATTATGATATATTTTCTAATGGTGAGATGGGAATAGCCAACACAACTACTAGTTCTGCGGTACTTTATGCCCTCACAGGAGAGGACATAGATCTTATAGTTGGAAGAGGAGGGGGTCTCAGTGATGAGGGCCTTTTGAAGAAAAAGAGAATCATAAAAGAGGCTTGTGATCTGCACAGAGTCATGGAAATAGACCCTGTGGACGCAGTAGCAAGAGTTGGAGGACTAGATATAGCCTGCATAATAGGGATGTATCTAGGGGCAGCAGCAGCTAAAAAACCAATGCTGGTGGATGGATTCATATCTGGAGTGGCAGCACTGGCAGCCTCTAAAATATCTCCACTATCAAAAGACTACATGATAGCCACCCATAAGAGTGAAGAACCTGGAATGAAAGTCGTACTTGATAATCTAAAACTTGAAGCTATGCTTCACATGAATATGAGATTAGGAGAGGGAACAGGAGCAGTTCTTGCTTATCCCATAATAACTGGAGCACTGGAAATTATAAAGAAAATGAAAAAAGTCGATGAGGTATATGAACTTTTTGCTTAG
- a CDS encoding helix-turn-helix domain-containing protein translates to MSHKHFTIDEKESILKFLKLDFNLEKIDNEIRKHKSSINREIKRNKSCRAKNKLEDSM, encoded by the coding sequence ATGAGTCATAAACATTTTACCATTGATGAAAAAGAAAGTATATTGAAATTTCTCAAGCTTGACTTCAACCTTGAGAAAATAGACAATGAAATTAGAAAACACAAATCCAGCATAAACAGAGAAATAAAAAGAAATAAGAGCTGCAGAGCTAAGAATAAACTTGAAGATTCCATGTAA
- the raiA gene encoding ribosome-associated translation inhibitor RaiA: MRLIIHGRHLEVTEPIRLHAEKKINKIKKYFDNIMEVDVTLSAENLKTGDYHTADVLVYMNGNKIKATATDEDLYAAIDEVVDVLEQQITKYKEKLRDNKHTAGRKNTIKYNPETKTIDKEDSKRIVQTTISARPMYVEEAVMQMEVLNKLFYVFMNADTEELNVVYKRNDGDYGHVEPA, from the coding sequence ATGAGATTAATCATCCACGGGAGACATTTAGAGGTTACAGAACCAATCAGGCTACATGCTGAGAAAAAGATCAACAAGATAAAAAAATATTTTGACAATATTATGGAGGTGGATGTAACATTATCGGCTGAAAACTTGAAAACAGGAGATTACCATACTGCAGATGTATTGGTCTACATGAATGGGAATAAAATCAAGGCAACTGCTACTGATGAGGATCTATATGCAGCAATAGACGAAGTCGTAGACGTACTAGAGCAGCAAATAACTAAATATAAAGAAAAACTTAGAGACAATAAACATACTGCAGGACGTAAAAATACTATTAAGTATAATCCTGAAACTAAGACGATAGATAAAGAGGACAGTAAAAGAATAGTCCAAACTACAATCTCTGCAAGACCTATGTATGTAGAGGAAGCTGTTATGCAAATGGAAGTTCTTAATAAACTATTTTATGTTTTTATGAATGCTGATACAGAAGAGCTGAATGTAGTCTATAAAAGAAATGATGGAGATTATGGTCACGTAGAACCAGCATAA
- a CDS encoding ABC transporter permease, with amino-acid sequence MIEFFIAKKHIVERKKQSIISILGMTIGIAVLIVSIGIANGLDKNMIESILSITSHVVVQDNGDIENYRDVQKVIEGIEGVKGVVPKTTTQGILKYNGVLGSYISGVKIEGLDLADAKRAMGLDKKIVQGTMDFDKPTQLLMGKELYENLGANIGDEVSIVSADNREVRFRIGGVFQSGYYEYDTSLVMLPLRAVQALTYSGNVVSKMDVMLNDAYKSDEVASKIYDNTGLNTKTWGQLNRNLLSALSLEKTVMIIVFSLIVVIAGFVVWVTLNMLVREKTRDIGVMRAMGFSSEKIMKIFLIEGMALGVMGIIIGTAAALGILWYVKNYSIAQLTSIYYLTKIPVELSVREIFTIIGANLVVIFISSIFPAYRAAKLQPVEALRYE; translated from the coding sequence ATGATAGAGTTTTTTATTGCAAAAAAACATATAGTTGAAAGGAAAAAACAGAGTATAATCTCTATTTTAGGAATGACTATAGGAATAGCTGTATTGATAGTATCCATAGGTATAGCAAATGGACTAGACAAGAATATGATAGAGAGCATACTTTCTATAACTTCTCACGTTGTGGTACAGGACAATGGTGACATTGAAAATTACAGGGATGTACAGAAAGTGATAGAGGGTATAGAGGGGGTAAAGGGAGTAGTTCCTAAGACTACGACCCAGGGAATTCTCAAGTATAATGGTGTTTTAGGGAGTTATATATCCGGTGTAAAGATAGAGGGGCTAGACCTAGCAGATGCCAAAAGAGCCATGGGATTGGACAAAAAAATAGTCCAGGGGACAATGGATTTTGATAAACCTACGCAGCTCCTCATGGGGAAGGAACTATATGAAAATTTGGGCGCTAATATAGGGGATGAGGTATCTATAGTCTCTGCAGACAACAGGGAGGTCAGATTTAGGATAGGGGGGGTTTTTCAGAGCGGGTACTATGAGTACGACACCAGTCTTGTAATGCTACCTCTGAGAGCTGTACAGGCTCTGACATACTCTGGAAATGTGGTGAGCAAGATGGATGTTATGCTAAATGATGCCTATAAATCAGATGAGGTAGCCTCTAAAATATACGATAATACAGGGCTGAATACCAAAACGTGGGGGCAGCTAAACAGGAATCTTTTGTCGGCTCTATCCCTTGAGAAAACAGTTATGATAATAGTATTTTCACTGATAGTTGTAATAGCCGGATTTGTAGTGTGGGTAACCCTAAATATGCTTGTGAGGGAAAAAACTAGAGACATAGGTGTCATGAGGGCTATGGGGTTTTCTAGTGAGAAAATAATGAAAATATTTCTTATAGAGGGGATGGCTCTAGGTGTTATGGGGATAATAATCGGAACTGCAGCGGCTTTGGGGATATTGTGGTATGTAAAAAATTATTCAATAGCTCAGCTGACTAGCATATATTATCTTACAAAGATACCTGTAGAGTTATCTGTGAGGGAGATTTTCACTATAATAGGGGCCAATCTTGTGGTGATATTTATTTCAAGTATTTTCCCTGCATACAGGGCTGCAAAATTACAACCGGTGGAGGCGTTGAGATATGAGTAA
- a CDS encoding stage 0 sporulation family protein, giving the protein MKRDADTKEKIIKTDEVKPSEEKVKQEKKTYKVLGVIFEVTKKRYYFEVTDDTKYKKGDKVVVDTARGRELGVVYAEARELPERELVLPLKPVIKKASEEEVERYNNLREESEAAYMVCKVKILEHKLPMKIVASEFTFDKSKLIFYFTAEGRIDFRELVKDLATIFKLRIELRQIGVRDEARILGSIGICGKELCCRTFINKFDSVSIKMARDQGLVINPSKISGACGRLLCCIKYEHTQYAEALKNFPAVNQIVGTEDGDGRVVGVNPLNGYLYVDIPTKGMMRKDLVDIKFNKKEARKLQNKTSDEERKLKGLEKE; this is encoded by the coding sequence ATGAAAAGGGATGCAGATACCAAGGAAAAAATTATAAAGACAGATGAAGTAAAACCTTCAGAGGAAAAAGTCAAACAAGAAAAAAAAACCTATAAAGTTTTAGGTGTTATTTTTGAGGTTACTAAAAAAAGATATTACTTTGAAGTGACAGATGACACAAAGTATAAAAAAGGTGACAAGGTCGTTGTAGATACTGCTAGAGGAAGAGAATTAGGAGTTGTATATGCTGAGGCAAGAGAACTTCCTGAGAGAGAGCTAGTTCTCCCACTTAAGCCTGTGATCAAAAAAGCCTCTGAAGAAGAGGTTGAGAGGTACAATAATCTAAGAGAAGAGTCAGAAGCAGCCTACATGGTATGTAAGGTAAAAATACTAGAACATAAACTGCCTATGAAAATAGTGGCATCGGAGTTTACCTTTGATAAATCCAAGCTCATATTTTATTTTACAGCAGAGGGACGGATAGACTTCAGAGAGCTGGTAAAGGACCTAGCAACTATATTTAAACTTCGTATAGAGTTGAGACAGATAGGTGTCAGGGATGAAGCCAGAATTCTAGGGAGTATAGGTATCTGCGGTAAGGAACTTTGCTGCAGAACATTTATAAATAAGTTTGATTCAGTATCTATAAAAATGGCTAGGGATCAGGGGTTGGTAATAAATCCATCAAAAATATCCGGAGCCTGTGGAAGACTGCTCTGCTGCATAAAATATGAGCACACCCAGTATGCAGAGGCTCTAAAAAACTTTCCTGCAGTTAATCAAATAGTTGGGACTGAAGATGGAGACGGAAGAGTAGTGGGAGTAAATCCATTAAACGGCTACCTCTACGTTGACATACCTACTAAGGGAATGATGAGAAAAGATCTGGTGGATATCAAGTTTAACAAAAAAGAAGCCAGAAAACTTCAGAACAAAACAAGTGATGAAGAACGTAAACTGAAAGGACTGGAGAAGGAGTAA